In the genome of Vibrio sp. 16, one region contains:
- a CDS encoding siderophore ABC transporter substrate-binding protein encodes MKFLTTLLTLTLSWAMPALATSVTITHALGETTLEKNPQRVVVLGVGALDMLTAFGINPIATSQDYLPEYLEKYTQAPYTSAGTIFEPDFEGIYTLKPDVIFIGPRAAKGYQDLSKIAPTIVISPSDTGSYWKSTQQQWRNLAAIFEISDRVETTIQRLDKEFKAIHQFTQTHPSSALTVMSAGGVVTAFSEDSRFGSSIYMDFGFTQAAPGLKTKRHGDAISFEFINKVNPEHLIILDADKLRNQFSSRTKEEFSNPLIEATLSHKNDNILYVDMNAWYLAMGGVVATERMLAEVKQLIDLPRKG; translated from the coding sequence ATGAAATTTCTCACCACACTTCTTACTCTTACACTAAGCTGGGCGATGCCTGCACTGGCGACATCAGTGACGATCACACACGCGCTTGGCGAAACCACCTTAGAGAAAAACCCGCAACGAGTGGTTGTTCTTGGTGTGGGCGCTCTCGATATGTTGACGGCCTTTGGCATTAACCCTATCGCCACTTCTCAAGACTATCTTCCTGAGTACCTCGAGAAGTACACTCAAGCGCCTTACACCTCAGCAGGAACAATTTTCGAACCTGACTTTGAAGGCATTTATACACTCAAACCTGACGTCATCTTCATTGGGCCGCGAGCTGCAAAAGGCTATCAAGATTTATCAAAGATCGCACCGACCATCGTCATTTCTCCCTCAGATACGGGCAGTTACTGGAAAAGCACTCAGCAGCAATGGCGTAACCTAGCGGCTATTTTCGAAATTTCAGACCGTGTAGAAACGACGATTCAGCGTTTGGATAAGGAGTTCAAAGCCATTCACCAGTTCACCCAAACTCACCCATCAAGCGCACTTACAGTGATGAGTGCAGGCGGTGTGGTGACAGCATTTTCCGAGGATTCTCGCTTTGGCTCATCGATATACATGGATTTTGGTTTCACTCAAGCAGCACCGGGACTGAAAACAAAACGACATGGAGACGCCATTTCGTTCGAGTTCATCAATAAGGTAAACCCAGAACATCTCATCATCCTTGACGCGGATAAACTACGAAACCAGTTTTCTAGCCGCACGAAAGAGGAGTTCAGCAACCCTCTGATTGAAGCCACCTTGTCACACAAAAACGACAACATCCTATACGTTGATATGAACGCTTGGTATCTGGCAATGGGCGGCGTGGTCGCAACAGAGCGCATGCTTGCAGAAGTCAAACAGTTAATTGATTTGCCACGAAAGGGATAA